A region from the Terriglobia bacterium genome encodes:
- a CDS encoding MGMT family protein translates to MTRSRPPRALLATAARVHGDIRGRRAAAWEAVFAIARRIPRGRVMTYGQIATLIENRLSPRAVGWALHGCPEDVPWQRVVNASGGCSTERLPDIPAGLQRAMLEAEGVVFSPSGTLDLARYRWVPTPPRRRPSPRPRRGASGAR, encoded by the coding sequence ATGACCCGATCGCGACCGCCCCGAGCGCTTCTCGCCACCGCCGCGCGGGTCCACGGGGACATCCGGGGCCGGCGGGCGGCCGCGTGGGAGGCGGTTTTCGCGATCGCGCGCCGCATACCCCGCGGACGGGTCATGACCTACGGGCAGATCGCCACCCTCATCGAGAATCGCCTCTCGCCTCGAGCGGTGGGCTGGGCCCTGCACGGCTGTCCCGAGGACGTCCCCTGGCAGCGGGTCGTCAATGCCTCGGGAGGCTGCTCCACCGAGCGGCTGCCCGACATCCCCGCGGGCCTGCAGCGGGCGATGCTCGAGGCGGAGGGCGTCGTGTTCTCGCCGAGCGGGACGCTCGACCTCGCACGGTACCGGTGGGTGCCCACCCCGCCTCGACGTCGCCCCTCTCCACGGCCGCGACGCGGCGCCTCAGGGGCGCGATAG
- a CDS encoding nicotinamide-nucleotide amidohydrolase family protein: MPKASLLIVGSEMLDPARPDGNGPLARQRLAELGIPLSQVSRIEDHEDAIAAALHGALETSNVVIASGGLGPTGDDLTRQGVARALGRGVSLDEPWLAELTRRVEARGRPLTDAGRRQALIIEGAEPIPNPRGLACGSYIDAGGKVIALLPGVVPEFAGMLEEFVLPRLAARFPQRPEVRVVRAVLAGLPEVHVEPVLAPWYEKPGVAVSVLPILGVLHVTLTLTDPPAGPLGPLEDEARRALAKGLAGHLVSLDGTSLPQRIGELLVAKGWTLAAAESCSGGRAAHKIVSVPGASRYFLGGVTAYADEAKRDLLGVPADLIARHGAVSEEVAIAMARGARRRFGASCAIAITGIAGPDGGTPAKPVGLVHVAAGTPETETARRIQFPLDRASVMELSANYALYALWQLLGGPADDGLSRP, encoded by the coding sequence ATGCCCAAGGCGTCGCTCCTGATCGTCGGATCGGAGATGCTCGACCCGGCGCGGCCGGACGGGAACGGCCCGCTGGCGCGGCAGCGGCTCGCGGAGCTGGGGATCCCGCTGTCGCAGGTTTCGAGAATCGAGGACCACGAGGACGCCATCGCCGCTGCCCTCCACGGGGCTCTCGAGACGTCGAACGTGGTGATCGCTTCCGGAGGGCTCGGCCCGACGGGGGACGACCTCACGCGGCAAGGAGTCGCACGGGCGCTCGGACGGGGCGTCTCGCTCGACGAGCCGTGGCTCGCCGAGCTGACCCGTCGCGTCGAGGCCCGCGGCCGTCCGCTGACCGACGCCGGGCGCCGGCAGGCGCTGATCATCGAGGGCGCGGAGCCGATCCCGAACCCGCGAGGGCTCGCGTGCGGCTCCTACATCGACGCCGGCGGAAAGGTGATCGCCCTGCTGCCGGGGGTGGTCCCCGAGTTCGCCGGGATGCTGGAGGAGTTCGTGCTGCCGCGTCTCGCGGCTCGGTTCCCCCAGCGTCCGGAGGTCCGCGTCGTTCGCGCCGTCCTGGCCGGGCTCCCCGAGGTCCACGTCGAGCCGGTGCTCGCGCCGTGGTACGAGAAGCCCGGCGTCGCCGTGTCCGTCCTGCCGATCCTCGGCGTTCTGCACGTCACGCTGACGCTGACCGACCCGCCAGCGGGGCCGCTCGGCCCGCTCGAGGACGAGGCGCGCCGGGCCCTCGCGAAGGGGCTCGCCGGACACCTCGTGAGCCTGGACGGGACCTCGCTCCCGCAGCGGATCGGCGAGCTCTTGGTCGCGAAGGGGTGGACGCTCGCCGCGGCGGAGTCGTGCAGCGGAGGGCGCGCCGCCCACAAGATCGTCTCGGTCCCCGGCGCGTCTCGCTACTTCCTGGGCGGCGTCACGGCTTACGCCGACGAGGCGAAGCGGGACCTGCTCGGTGTTCCCGCCGACCTGATCGCTCGCCACGGCGCGGTGAGCGAGGAGGTCGCGATCGCGATGGCGCGCGGGGCGAGGCGCCGGTTCGGCGCCTCCTGCGCGATCGCGATCACCGGAATTGCGGGGCCCGACGGCGGGACGCCGGCGAAGCCCGTCGGCCTCGTCCACGTCGCGGCCGGGACACCGGAGACTGAAACCGCACGGAGGATTCAGTTCCCGCTCGATCGCGCCTCGGTGATGGAGCTGTCGGCGAACTACGCGCTCTACGCGCTGTGGCAGCTCCTGGGCGGCCCGGCGGACGACGGCCTATCGCGCCCCTGA
- a CDS encoding MFS transporter yields the protein MKPRTDPYAALVLLTGLNFFNYIDRNVLFAIQDMVKGEFHCSDTQLGFLTTAFFFSYMITAPFAGFVADRYPRKLIMAGGAVVWSLFTLLTAVTHDFETLLVRHTLVGVGEATFVAIAPAFLSDMFPEHRRGRMLSVFYLAIPVGSACGYLIGGVLGHRFGWRSPFYVAAAPGFLLALGILLIPEPARGSADRIPESLERTTVLGLFRNGGYWTCSLGMAMMTFTVGGLQVWMPTFLSRVRGVPLASANTIFGSMTLASGLVATLAGGWLGDRLLRRTKGAHFLVSAVGMTLALPAMAVAIHAEGAAMYAGILLAEFFLLLNTAPLNAALVNSVGASVRATAVAVNMFVIHLLGDAFSPTLIGWISDRSDLQTGFAPTFVAVAISASVLFLGMRFAPAVLSLGDEPR from the coding sequence ATGAAGCCGAGGACGGATCCGTACGCCGCGCTCGTCCTTCTCACGGGACTCAACTTCTTCAACTACATCGACCGGAACGTCCTCTTCGCGATCCAGGACATGGTGAAGGGGGAGTTCCACTGCTCCGACACCCAGCTCGGGTTCCTGACCACCGCCTTTTTCTTCAGCTACATGATCACGGCGCCGTTCGCAGGATTCGTCGCCGACCGGTACCCGCGGAAGCTGATCATGGCCGGCGGCGCGGTCGTCTGGAGCCTCTTCACGCTCCTGACCGCCGTGACCCACGACTTTGAGACGCTGCTCGTCCGCCACACCCTCGTCGGCGTCGGCGAGGCGACCTTCGTGGCCATCGCGCCGGCGTTCCTCTCGGACATGTTCCCGGAGCACCGCCGCGGCCGGATGCTGTCGGTATTCTACCTGGCGATTCCCGTGGGCTCCGCCTGCGGGTACCTCATCGGCGGGGTCCTCGGCCATCGCTTCGGCTGGCGGAGCCCGTTCTACGTCGCCGCGGCTCCCGGCTTCCTCCTGGCCCTCGGGATCCTCCTGATCCCGGAGCCCGCGCGCGGGAGCGCCGACCGGATCCCCGAGAGCCTCGAGCGCACCACCGTGCTCGGCCTATTCCGGAACGGTGGGTACTGGACCTGCAGCCTCGGCATGGCGATGATGACGTTCACCGTGGGCGGCCTCCAGGTCTGGATGCCCACGTTCCTCTCGCGGGTGAGGGGCGTCCCCCTCGCCTCCGCGAACACGATCTTCGGGAGCATGACGCTCGCCTCAGGCCTCGTCGCCACGCTCGCGGGAGGCTGGCTGGGCGACCGCCTGCTGCGACGCACGAAGGGAGCGCACTTCCTCGTGTCGGCGGTGGGCATGACCCTGGCGCTTCCCGCCATGGCCGTCGCGATCCACGCCGAAGGCGCCGCGATGTACGCCGGAATCCTCCTCGCGGAGTTCTTCCTGCTGCTCAACACGGCGCCGCTGAACGCGGCGCTCGTCAACTCGGTCGGAGCGTCCGTGCGCGCGACGGCCGTCGCCGTCAACATGTTCGTGATCCACCTGCTCGGCGACGCGTTCTCCCCGACGCTCATCGGCTGGATCTCCGACCGGAGCGACCTTCAGACCGGGTTCGCCCCGACGTTCGTCGCGGTCGCGATCTCCGCCTCGGTCCTGTTCCTCGGAATGCGGTTCGCGCCGGCCGTCCTCTCCCTCGGGGACGAGCCCCGCTAG
- a CDS encoding nucleotide sugar dehydrogenase, with product MATRAYSVSPSGEKFPLPSRQDYKTELDRLKRLAAAHRKGGREIVVVVGVGFVGAVMAAVIADSTDRKGKPGKFVIGMQRPSPRSYWKIPLLNRGVSPVKSEDPEVDELIARCVHEKKTLVATFTYDALALADVVVVDVQCDYLKTALGNCRTGSADMEALEESMAVIAERIPPDALVLIETTVAPGTTEQIAYPIMKKVFERRGIKKDPLLAHSYERVMPGRDYVRSIRDFWRVCSGVNERAKRKVRKFLTEVLHTDRFPLTVLDRPIESETAKIVENSYRATILAFLDEWSLFSERNGVDLKKVIEAIKVRPTHSNIIFPGPGIGGYCLPKDGGLGVWAYRHIHGWEDDLFRLTPLAIDVNDTRALHAAELVRDALRNLGRPIASAGVLLLGAAYREDVGDTRYSGSEIIARRLVEMGAEIRVHDPYVDHWWEFESQDSYPGPGQSRARFFHRQDRLKELRIEKDLLKAMKGMDAIVLAVRHAPYLDLVPEKVVAAVGKPCAVVDCFCVLDDDRIRRYFELGCEVKGMGRGHIQRLKEAVRRERARG from the coding sequence ATGGCGACGCGCGCGTACTCCGTCAGCCCGAGCGGAGAGAAGTTCCCGCTCCCCTCTCGCCAAGACTACAAGACCGAGCTCGACCGGCTGAAGCGCCTCGCGGCGGCGCACCGGAAGGGCGGTAGGGAGATCGTGGTCGTGGTGGGCGTCGGCTTCGTCGGAGCCGTCATGGCCGCGGTGATCGCCGACTCCACCGACCGCAAGGGGAAGCCGGGGAAGTTCGTGATCGGGATGCAGAGGCCGAGTCCCCGCAGCTACTGGAAGATCCCCCTGCTGAACCGCGGGGTCTCTCCGGTGAAGTCCGAGGACCCGGAGGTGGACGAGCTGATCGCCCGCTGCGTCCACGAGAAGAAGACGCTGGTCGCCACCTTCACCTACGACGCGCTGGCCCTGGCGGACGTGGTGGTCGTGGACGTCCAGTGCGACTACCTCAAGACCGCGCTGGGGAACTGCCGCACGGGGTCCGCGGACATGGAGGCCCTCGAGGAATCGATGGCGGTCATCGCGGAGAGGATCCCCCCCGACGCCCTGGTCCTGATCGAAACCACGGTCGCCCCGGGCACGACGGAGCAGATCGCCTACCCGATCATGAAGAAGGTCTTCGAGCGGCGCGGGATCAAGAAGGACCCGCTGCTCGCGCACAGCTACGAGCGGGTGATGCCGGGCCGGGATTACGTCCGGTCGATCCGGGACTTCTGGCGGGTGTGCAGCGGGGTGAACGAGCGGGCCAAGCGCAAGGTGCGGAAGTTCCTGACCGAGGTCCTGCACACCGACCGCTTCCCGCTCACCGTCCTCGATCGCCCCATCGAGTCGGAGACCGCCAAGATCGTGGAGAACAGCTACCGCGCCACGATCCTCGCGTTCCTCGACGAGTGGTCGCTCTTTTCGGAGCGCAACGGCGTCGACCTCAAGAAGGTCATCGAGGCGATCAAGGTCCGTCCGACCCATTCCAACATCATCTTTCCCGGGCCGGGCATCGGGGGATACTGCCTGCCGAAGGACGGCGGGCTCGGCGTCTGGGCCTACCGGCACATCCACGGGTGGGAGGACGACCTCTTCCGTCTCACCCCGCTGGCCATCGACGTCAACGACACCCGCGCGCTGCACGCCGCCGAGCTGGTCCGCGACGCCCTCAGGAACCTGGGGCGCCCCATCGCCTCCGCCGGGGTGCTGCTCCTCGGCGCCGCCTACCGCGAGGACGTCGGCGACACCCGGTACAGCGGCTCGGAGATCATCGCCCGCCGGCTCGTGGAGATGGGCGCCGAGATCCGCGTGCACGACCCGTACGTGGATCACTGGTGGGAGTTCGAGTCGCAGGACTCCTACCCGGGCCCGGGACAGAGCCGCGCGCGCTTCTTCCACCGGCAGGACCGGCTGAAGGAGCTAAGGATCGAGAAGGACCTTCTGAAGGCCATGAAGGGGATGGACGCGATCGTCCTCGCGGTGAGGCACGCTCCGTACCTCGACCTCGTCCCCGAGAAGGTGGTCGCCGCCGTCGGCAAGCCCTGCGCGGTCGTGGACTGCTTCTGCGTCCTGGACGACGACAGGATCAGGCGCTACTTCGAGCTGGGGTGCGAGGTGAAGGGGATGGGCCGCGGGCACATCCAGCGGCTCAAGGAGGCCGTGAGGCGGGAGCGCGCCCGGGGCTAG
- a CDS encoding sulfatase, translated as MRRGAGAVLVAGAVVAAVLAPSGCATRPAEARPNVLLVTLDTTRLDRLGCYGGRKELTPNLDALAADGVRFDAAYSASGSTPQSHASILTGLYPFQHGLRVIYAPSGYRLPEAVPTLATVLGERGWRTAAFLSAFTVSEFFGFQRGFDLWDNGLKAPVGSILVQPRKDGPWLWALAPNQRRSDDTADRVLDWLGNERGPFFAWVHFFDPHDAYLRPPEEVLRQFPPDGPGPLASMRALYDAEVHFVDIQLGRILDALKTAGRYEDTMIVVVADHGEGLGDHGWPGHQLLYQEQIHVPLVVRLPGEPRGKTVAAVVRTIDIFPTVLEGLGIDRPGRSSARSLRRLIRGEPDEPRIAYAEQLNEFDLNADVLRARPLDGRLYCVTDGVLKLIDRRSFRERSELFRLSDDPGELRNLLPDARSDASRLLGLLDAMHPYRDRPFGEGEGDREALERLRSLGYVGRPVP; from the coding sequence TTGCGGCGCGGAGCGGGAGCGGTCTTGGTGGCGGGCGCGGTCGTCGCGGCGGTCCTCGCGCCGTCGGGCTGCGCGACGCGCCCCGCGGAGGCCCGCCCGAACGTTCTCCTCGTCACCCTCGACACGACGCGCCTCGATCGCCTCGGCTGCTACGGCGGCCGCAAGGAATTGACGCCGAATCTGGACGCGTTGGCCGCGGACGGTGTGAGGTTCGACGCGGCCTACTCCGCTTCCGGCTCGACGCCGCAGTCCCACGCGTCGATCCTCACCGGGTTGTACCCGTTCCAGCACGGGCTAAGGGTCATCTACGCTCCCTCCGGCTACCGGCTCCCCGAGGCGGTGCCCACGCTCGCGACCGTCCTCGGAGAGAGAGGATGGCGGACCGCGGCGTTCCTGAGCGCGTTCACGGTCTCGGAGTTCTTCGGCTTCCAGCGCGGATTCGACCTGTGGGACAACGGCCTCAAGGCGCCGGTCGGTTCGATCCTGGTCCAGCCGCGGAAGGACGGCCCGTGGCTGTGGGCCCTCGCGCCGAACCAGCGCCGGTCCGACGACACCGCCGACCGGGTCCTGGACTGGCTCGGAAACGAACGCGGGCCTTTCTTCGCGTGGGTCCACTTCTTCGACCCTCACGATGCCTACCTGCGCCCGCCGGAGGAGGTCCTCCGGCAATTCCCACCCGACGGGCCCGGACCGCTCGCCTCCATGCGGGCGCTCTACGACGCCGAGGTCCACTTCGTCGATATCCAGCTCGGGAGGATCCTCGACGCGCTGAAGACAGCCGGCCGCTACGAGGACACGATGATCGTGGTGGTCGCCGACCACGGCGAGGGGCTCGGGGATCACGGCTGGCCGGGCCACCAGCTGCTCTACCAGGAGCAGATCCACGTTCCCCTGGTCGTGCGGCTCCCCGGAGAGCCCCGGGGGAAGACGGTCGCCGCGGTCGTCCGCACCATCGACATCTTTCCGACGGTGCTCGAAGGGCTCGGCATCGACCGGCCCGGCCGGTCGAGCGCGCGGAGCCTCCGCCGGTTGATCCGCGGGGAGCCGGACGAGCCGCGAATCGCTTACGCGGAGCAGCTGAACGAGTTCGACCTCAACGCGGACGTGCTGAGGGCGAGGCCGCTCGACGGCCGGCTCTACTGCGTCACCGACGGCGTCCTCAAGCTGATCGACCGCCGGAGCTTCCGGGAGCGGAGCGAGCTCTTCCGGCTCTCGGACGACCCCGGGGAGCTCCGGAACCTCCTTCCCGATGCCCGGAGCGACGCGAGCCGCCTCCTCGGGCTCCTCGACGCGATGCACCCCTACCGGGATCGGCCGTTCGGCGAGGGCGAGGGGGACCGCGAGGCGCTCGAGCGACTGCGCTCGCTGGGCTACGTCGGGCGCCCGGTGCCATGA
- a CDS encoding 4a-hydroxytetrahydrobiopterin dehydratase — translation MSDLQTKHCKPCEGGVEPLGLDTARALLVDLDHWSIEPSGKEIVKLFNFRNYYETMAFVNAIAWVSHGEDHHPDLEVGYNLCRVRYSTHAIGGLSLNDFICAAKVDGLLRKS, via the coding sequence ATGAGCGACCTTCAGACCAAGCACTGCAAGCCCTGCGAGGGAGGGGTCGAGCCGCTCGGCCTCGACACCGCCCGCGCGCTGCTCGTGGACCTCGACCACTGGTCCATCGAGCCGTCCGGCAAGGAGATCGTGAAGCTGTTCAACTTCCGGAACTACTACGAGACCATGGCGTTCGTGAACGCCATCGCGTGGGTCTCCCACGGGGAAGACCATCACCCGGACCTCGAGGTGGGGTACAACCTCTGCCGCGTGCGCTACAGCACTCACGCCATCGGCGGGCTCTCCCTGAACGACTTCATCTGCGCCGCCAAGGTGGACGGCCTCCTGCGGAAGTCCTAG
- a CDS encoding nitrate/sulfonate/bicarbonate ABC transporter ATP-binding protein — MPPAEPIVEARGVEKSYVQPGGRKFTVVAPTDLEIRAGGIVALLGASGCGKSTLLRMLSGLSTPSAGAVLWHGRPMSGERPNVSIVFQSFALFPWLTVLANVEAPLEARGIAPVERRKRAIRILDVVGLDGFETAYPKELSGGMRQRVGFARALVVEPEVLFMDEPFSALDVLTAGNLRGELLELWTSKRIPTRAILMVTHNIEEAVFLADRIVILGGKPARIRSDFEVALPHPRDRQSPRFLELIDHVYKVLTRPKEEAAAAAPLPSGVAPAPARYLPIPHARPGGIAGLLEILADRDGRDDLYHLADELILEVDDLLPIVDAAALLGFLTVHEGDVEVTPDGRAFAEAEILGRKRLFRESALLRVPILRQMEHALRAKTDRALPGDFFHDLLDEHLGADDARRQLDTAILWGRYAEIFDYDAGSGRLILTEP; from the coding sequence TTGCCGCCGGCCGAGCCGATCGTCGAAGCGCGGGGTGTCGAGAAGTCCTACGTCCAGCCCGGGGGCCGGAAGTTCACGGTCGTCGCCCCCACCGATCTCGAGATCCGGGCGGGAGGCATCGTCGCGCTCCTGGGCGCCTCAGGGTGCGGCAAGTCCACGCTCCTGAGGATGCTCTCTGGGCTCTCGACGCCCTCGGCGGGCGCCGTGCTTTGGCACGGCCGGCCGATGAGCGGCGAGCGGCCGAACGTCTCCATCGTGTTCCAGAGCTTCGCGCTGTTCCCGTGGCTCACGGTCCTCGCGAACGTCGAGGCACCGCTCGAGGCGCGGGGGATCGCCCCCGTCGAGCGCCGCAAGCGGGCGATCCGGATCCTCGACGTGGTCGGGCTCGACGGGTTCGAGACCGCGTATCCGAAGGAGCTGTCGGGCGGGATGCGGCAGCGGGTCGGGTTCGCGCGCGCGCTGGTCGTGGAGCCGGAAGTGCTGTTCATGGACGAGCCGTTCTCGGCGCTCGACGTGCTCACCGCCGGGAACCTGCGGGGGGAGCTGCTCGAGCTGTGGACGAGCAAGCGGATCCCGACCCGGGCGATCCTGATGGTGACCCACAACATCGAGGAGGCGGTGTTCCTGGCCGACCGGATCGTGATCCTCGGCGGGAAGCCCGCGCGGATCCGCTCCGACTTCGAGGTGGCCCTCCCCCACCCGCGGGACCGCCAATCGCCGAGGTTCCTCGAGCTGATCGACCACGTGTACAAGGTCCTCACTCGGCCCAAGGAAGAGGCCGCCGCGGCGGCGCCTCTCCCTTCCGGCGTCGCGCCCGCTCCCGCCCGCTATCTCCCGATACCCCACGCCCGCCCCGGGGGGATCGCCGGGCTCCTCGAGATCCTGGCCGACCGCGACGGGCGCGACGACCTCTACCACCTGGCGGACGAACTGATCCTCGAGGTCGACGACCTCCTCCCGATCGTGGACGCGGCGGCGCTGCTCGGGTTCCTCACCGTGCACGAGGGAGACGTGGAGGTCACCCCCGACGGCCGGGCGTTCGCCGAGGCGGAGATCCTCGGCCGGAAGCGGCTGTTCCGGGAGTCCGCGCTCCTACGCGTCCCGATCCTCCGGCAGATGGAGCACGCGCTGCGCGCGAAGACGGATCGCGCGCTGCCCGGCGACTTCTTCCACGACCTCCTCGACGAGCACCTCGGCGCGGACGACGCCCGAAGGCAGCTCGACACCGCGATCCTGTGGGGGCGCTACGCCGAGATCTTCGACTACGACGCGGGCTCCGGCCGCCTCATCCTGACGGAGCCGTGA
- a CDS encoding ABC transporter permease subunit: MSTRPLSRPLVPHRAGSIATDVLILGLGLAVFWGILSAGRAWLGPFTPAPPLSTSPRALPLYTAYSLLRIGAAYALSLVFAVGYGYVAAYHRGAERILIPLLDVLQSIPVLSFLPGVMLAMVALSPHRQLGVELGAILLIFTGQVWNMAFSFYASIKGMPEDLREVASACRFGAWQRFVRLEMPCSARGLVWNSMMSVAGGWFFLMACEMFVLGHRDFRLPGLGSYLETAAGAGDLRGILWGLAAMVGAIVLLDQLAWRPVLAWAEKFKLEQVEAAEVKHSAVLDLLRRSRLVPLLSRTFLAPLRGRLSLRLARRAARPERPAPPGPLRIWTVRVLAAVLLAIVAWAAVRAVATLLTLKGPDALTILRGAGATFLRVNAALLLGALWTVPVGVAVGSSPRLARVAQPLAQIAASVPATALFPVLLLALVRAGGGLGIGSILLMLLGTQWYVLFNVIAGASAIPTDLEEAALTFRFGRIQRWRLLVLPGIFPHLITGLVTASGGAWNASIVAEYFHFRGKILSTTGLGATISQATDAGNYAMLLGSTVVMAAIVITVNRVVWRPLYALAGTRFTMDA, from the coding sequence GTGAGCACGCGGCCGCTCTCGCGCCCCCTCGTCCCGCATCGAGCCGGCTCGATCGCGACCGACGTGCTGATCCTGGGTCTCGGACTCGCCGTGTTCTGGGGCATCCTCTCGGCGGGGCGCGCCTGGCTCGGCCCGTTCACCCCGGCTCCCCCGCTCTCCACGAGCCCCAGGGCGCTACCGCTCTACACCGCGTACTCCCTCCTGAGGATCGGCGCGGCGTACGCCCTGAGCCTCGTCTTCGCCGTCGGCTACGGGTACGTGGCCGCGTACCATCGCGGTGCGGAGAGGATCCTCATCCCGCTGCTCGACGTGCTGCAGTCGATCCCGGTCCTGAGCTTCCTCCCCGGCGTCATGCTGGCGATGGTGGCGCTCTCGCCGCACCGCCAGCTCGGCGTGGAGCTGGGCGCGATCCTGCTGATCTTCACCGGACAGGTGTGGAACATGGCGTTCAGCTTCTACGCATCGATCAAGGGCATGCCGGAGGACCTCCGGGAAGTCGCCTCGGCGTGCCGGTTCGGCGCCTGGCAGCGGTTCGTCCGGCTCGAGATGCCCTGTTCCGCGCGGGGACTGGTCTGGAACTCGATGATGTCGGTGGCCGGTGGGTGGTTCTTCCTGATGGCCTGCGAGATGTTCGTGCTGGGGCATCGGGACTTCCGCCTCCCCGGGCTCGGCTCCTATCTTGAGACCGCGGCGGGCGCCGGCGACCTTCGCGGGATCCTCTGGGGGCTCGCCGCGATGGTGGGCGCGATCGTGCTCCTCGACCAGCTCGCCTGGCGCCCGGTGCTGGCCTGGGCCGAGAAGTTCAAGCTCGAGCAGGTGGAGGCGGCCGAGGTCAAGCACTCCGCCGTATTGGATCTCTTGCGCCGCTCGCGCCTCGTCCCGCTCCTCTCCCGGACGTTCCTCGCGCCCCTCAGGGGCCGCCTCTCGCTTCGACTCGCTCGCCGCGCGGCCCGGCCGGAGCGCCCTGCGCCGCCGGGTCCGCTCCGGATCTGGACCGTCCGCGTTCTCGCGGCCGTCCTCCTGGCGATCGTGGCGTGGGCCGCGGTGAGGGCGGTCGCGACGTTGCTCACGCTCAAGGGGCCGGACGCGCTCACGATCCTCCGGGGCGCCGGGGCGACCTTCCTGAGGGTGAACGCCGCCCTCCTCCTCGGCGCGCTCTGGACGGTCCCGGTCGGGGTGGCCGTCGGATCGAGCCCGAGGCTCGCGCGCGTCGCCCAGCCGCTCGCGCAGATCGCCGCCTCGGTGCCGGCCACCGCGCTCTTCCCGGTGCTGCTCCTGGCGCTCGTCCGCGCGGGCGGCGGGCTCGGCATCGGGTCGATCCTGCTCATGCTCCTCGGAACCCAGTGGTACGTCCTGTTCAACGTGATCGCCGGGGCCAGCGCTATCCCGACCGATCTCGAGGAGGCCGCCCTCACGTTCCGCTTCGGCCGGATCCAGCGTTGGCGGCTGCTGGTGCTGCCGGGGATCTTCCCCCACCTGATCACGGGCCTCGTGACGGCCTCGGGCGGCGCCTGGAACGCGAGCATCGTGGCGGAGTACTTCCATTTCAGGGGGAAGATCCTCTCGACGACCGGCCTGGGCGCCACGATCAGCCAGGCCACCGACGCCGGGAACTACGCGATGCTCCTCGGCTCGACGGTCGTCATGGCGGCGATCGTCATCACGGTCAACCGGGTCGTCTGGCGCCCGCTCTACGCCCTCGCCGGGACCCGTTTCACGATGGATGCCTGA
- a CDS encoding ATP-binding protein, which yields MAKPPSSLARSRQGKVPPRLDRRRLVLRFRALLPSTRDSINFAVAKVMKVAREAGCIASDVADVEIAVREALANAIIHGNEGRPDKMVLLRCYGDPEDGILLAIRDQGRGFDPAAVPDPRSAERLELPHGRGIFLMHELMDHAEHRKGGREVVLYKACHAKKAPKAPARGGRR from the coding sequence TTGGCGAAACCGCCGAGCTCACTGGCCCGATCGAGGCAGGGGAAGGTCCCCCCGAGGCTCGACCGACGCAGGCTCGTCCTCCGCTTCCGCGCGTTGCTGCCGAGCACCCGCGATTCCATCAACTTCGCGGTCGCGAAGGTGATGAAGGTGGCGCGGGAGGCGGGGTGCATCGCGTCGGACGTCGCCGACGTCGAGATCGCCGTGCGGGAGGCGCTGGCCAACGCGATCATCCACGGCAACGAGGGCCGGCCCGACAAGATGGTCCTCCTGCGATGCTACGGCGATCCCGAGGACGGGATCCTCCTCGCCATTCGCGACCAGGGGAGGGGTTTCGATCCAGCCGCCGTCCCCGATCCCCGCTCCGCCGAGCGCCTCGAGCTTCCCCACGGCCGTGGGATCTTCCTCATGCACGAGCTGATGGACCACGCCGAGCACCGGAAGGGCGGGCGCGAGGTGGTCCTCTACAAGGCCTGTCACGCCAAGAAGGCCCCGAAGGCCCCGGCACGCGGAGGCCGCCGCTAG